The Desulfobaccales bacterium DNA window CCAGCGAAAGTTGACCTGTAAGGGAGGGCCGGGGAAGCCGCAGACCCCGCCCTCCTTTCGTGTGTCCTTCCCCTACACCGGAAAATCCACCTTGATCTTGAAGACCTCCACGGCGGGGAGGCTTAAGATCTCCACCCCGCTCTCCCGGGAGATCTCCGCCAAAATCTCCTCCAGCCGGGCTTTGGAGGGCGCAATCAGGGTGAACCAGACGTTGTAATGATGGCGCCGCAGATAATTGTGCGTCACCCCGGGATAGCGGTTCACCACCTCCACGAATCCCTCCAGCTCCGCCGGCGGCACGTGGGCGGCACACAGGGTGCTGGTATAGCCCAGGCGGCGGGAGGTGAAATTGGCGCCGATGCGGCGGATGACCCCGGCCTCCACCAGGGCCTGCACCCGCCTCAACACCTCCGCCTCGCTCACCCCCACCCGCTCCCCTACTTCGGCATAAGGCCGAGGCACAATGGGAAAATGCGACTGGATCTCATTCAGAATGGCCCGGTCCACAGCATCCATATCAGGTCTCATATTCAGGATGGTGGGGGAGGGGGCTAAGGGCCGGTGGGCCCTTACCCCCTCCCCCACGCCCCC harbors:
- a CDS encoding AsnC family transcriptional regulator, with the translated sequence MDAVDRAILNEIQSHFPIVPRPYAEVGERVGVSEAEVLRRVQALVEAGVIRRIGANFTSRRLGYTSTLCAAHVPPAELEGFVEVVNRYPGVTHNYLRRHHYNVWFTLIAPSKARLEEILAEISRESGVEILSLPAVEVFKIKVDFPV